One Serpentinicella alkaliphila DNA segment encodes these proteins:
- a CDS encoding acyl-CoA dehydrogenase translates to MNFNLTEEQEAIRELIRNFSLNEVKPLAAEVDKNHRFPEETVQKLAETGFLGMVIPTEYGGAGTDDLSYIISVEELSRVCATTGVIVSAHTSLCCWPIYKFGTKEQKDKYLHDLASGRKLGAFALTEASAGTDAASQRSVAVLDGEEYIINGSKVFITNGGKAETYIVFAMTDKTKGLKGISAFIVESTTPGFSIGKKEDKLGIRGSSTTELIFQDMRIPKENLLGKEGDGFKIAMQTLDGGRIGIAAQALGIAQGALDETIEYVLERQQFNKPIASFQAIQFEIANMATQIEAARLLTYQAATAKQEGRPYSKLAAMAKLFAAETAMYVTTKAVQLHGGYGYTTDYPVERMMRDAKITEIYEGTSEVQRMVIAGSVIK, encoded by the coding sequence ATGAATTTTAATTTAACTGAGGAGCAAGAAGCAATTCGAGAGTTGATTAGAAATTTTTCGTTAAATGAGGTGAAACCTCTAGCTGCAGAGGTGGACAAAAATCATAGGTTTCCAGAAGAAACTGTTCAAAAACTTGCTGAAACAGGATTTTTAGGAATGGTTATTCCTACGGAATATGGTGGAGCTGGGACGGATGACTTAAGTTATATTATATCCGTGGAGGAATTGTCTCGTGTGTGTGCCACAACAGGAGTAATAGTATCGGCCCATACATCATTATGCTGTTGGCCAATATATAAGTTTGGTACTAAAGAACAGAAGGATAAGTATTTACACGATCTAGCATCGGGTAGAAAGCTTGGGGCCTTTGCCTTAACGGAGGCAAGTGCTGGTACAGATGCGGCGTCTCAGCGCAGTGTAGCGGTATTAGATGGTGAAGAATATATAATAAATGGTTCAAAGGTGTTTATTACTAATGGTGGGAAAGCTGAAACCTATATAGTATTTGCAATGACAGATAAAACTAAAGGTTTAAAGGGAATAAGTGCTTTTATAGTAGAAAGTACAACTCCTGGGTTCTCAATTGGTAAAAAAGAAGATAAACTTGGAATTCGTGGTTCCTCCACCACGGAGTTAATATTTCAAGATATGAGAATTCCTAAGGAAAACCTACTGGGTAAAGAGGGTGACGGGTTCAAAATAGCTATGCAAACTCTAGATGGTGGAAGAATTGGTATAGCAGCTCAAGCCCTTGGAATTGCACAAGGGGCTTTAGATGAAACTATAGAATATGTTCTTGAAAGACAACAGTTTAATAAACCAATAGCATCATTTCAGGCAATACAATTCGAAATTGCAAATATGGCAACACAAATCGAAGCAGCAAGACTTCTTACTTATCAGGCTGCTACGGCAAAACAAGAGGGTAGACCATACAGTAAACTAGCTGCTATGGCAAAACTTTTTGCAGCAGAAACAGCCATGTATGTTACTACAAAAGCAGTTCAACTTCACGGTGGTTATGGTTATACTACAGATTATCCAGTAGAAAGAATGATGAGAGATGCAAAAATTACCGAAATATATGAAGGTACTTCGGAAGTACAGAGAATGGTTATTGCAGGGAGCGTAATTAAGTAA
- a CDS encoding acyl-CoA dehydrogenase produces MNFNLTDQQEVIRKMVRDFAQKEVKPIASEIDKNHRFPMETVEKLAEMGLMGAIMPEEYEGSALDDLSYIMAIEELSRVCGTTGCIISTHNSLVCWPILTYGTKEQIDKYLPDVASGRKIGAFALTEPSAGTDAASQQTNARLEGNHYIINGSKIFITNGGVAETFIISAMTDKSKGLKGISTFIIEKSFPGFSIGKIEDKLGIRGSSTTELVFQDMKVPKENLLGEEGQGFKIAMTSLDGGRIGIAAQALGIAQGALDETIKYVQERQQFNKPISKFQAIQFEIANMATQIEAARLLVYQAASAKNEGRPYGKLAAMAKLFAAETAMYVTTKAVQLHGGYGYTTDYPVERMMRDAKITEIYEGTSEVQKMVIAGSVIK; encoded by the coding sequence ATGAATTTTAATTTAACAGATCAACAAGAAGTAATTAGAAAAATGGTAAGAGACTTTGCTCAAAAAGAAGTAAAACCTATCGCATCTGAAATTGACAAAAACCATAGGTTTCCAATGGAAACAGTTGAAAAATTAGCTGAAATGGGCTTGATGGGTGCAATTATGCCTGAGGAATATGAAGGGTCAGCCCTTGATGATTTAAGCTATATTATGGCTATAGAAGAGTTATCCAGAGTATGTGGGACTACGGGATGTATTATATCAACTCATAACTCTTTAGTTTGTTGGCCAATATTAACATATGGAACAAAAGAGCAAATAGATAAGTATTTACCTGACGTGGCAAGTGGTAGGAAAATAGGTGCATTTGCGTTAACTGAGCCAAGTGCCGGTACTGATGCAGCTTCACAACAGACTAATGCTAGATTAGAGGGTAATCACTATATTATAAATGGTTCAAAGATATTTATAACTAATGGTGGTGTGGCTGAAACTTTTATTATTTCAGCTATGACAGATAAGTCAAAGGGTTTAAAAGGAATCAGTACATTTATAATTGAAAAATCATTTCCTGGATTCTCAATTGGAAAGATTGAGGACAAATTGGGAATTAGAGGTTCAAGTACTACAGAATTAGTATTTCAGGATATGAAAGTACCAAAAGAAAATCTATTAGGTGAAGAGGGACAAGGCTTTAAAATCGCTATGACTTCATTAGATGGTGGAAGAATAGGAATTGCGGCACAGGCCTTAGGTATTGCTCAAGGGGCATTAGATGAAACAATTAAATACGTACAAGAGAGACAACAGTTCAACAAACCTATCTCTAAGTTCCAAGCTATTCAATTTGAAATTGCTAATATGGCAACTCAAATTGAAGCAGCTAGACTTTTAGTATATCAAGCTGCTTCTGCAAAAAATGAAGGTAGACCATATGGTAAATTAGCTGCTATGGCTAAACTGTTCGCAGCAGAAACGGCAATGTATGTTACCACGAAAGCAGTTCAACTACACGGTGGATATGGATATACTACAGACTATCCGGTAGAAAGAATGATGAGAGATGCAAAAATAACAGAAATATATGAGGGTACGTCTGAAGTACAAAAAATGGTAATAGCAGGTAGTGTGATTAAATAG